The following is a genomic window from Bombus fervidus isolate BK054 chromosome 10, iyBomFerv1, whole genome shotgun sequence.
TTCTAATATTTGATGATTTGTTAAAAGTCCATTTTTGGCAGCAGAAGAATCTTTAATTAAAGAGACTATCTTTCCGTTTTTGAACTGGAatccaatatattttatcctaTCTTTGTGCATTGTTACTGTGCGTTCAAATGGTCTAGAAtcgacaaaatttaatatagtaaaattataattttactgaCTAAAAAGAATATGTAACTGACCTGTCCCTTACTGTTACTTTAATGCCATTAATGGAAGTGTTTCTGAATATTTTGTGAACTTGTTTCATTGTATATCCAGCAACAGAGACATCATTGATACTCAAAATTTGATCTCCAAATCGTAATCCAGCAAGTGCAGCAGGCGAATTTTGACTTACTAGGCATACGAAAATGCCATTATCTACATTATTAACTCTCATACCAATTTTACCATCCTTATCCTTGCATAATATCAACTATAATGAtaagataaaaagataattcCTTTTCAAGatataagatattaatattttatatgtattatataacataaatatggAGAATTACTTACTTCTCTTATACCATTTGTAACTTGTGCTCTCTGTAATCCTAAAGACTGACCAGATAGTGGTGCAACCATACCTGCTAAAGGACCTGAGGTTACAGGTGTACGCACCATCATCTGAAACATAGATTTTTTATAGTTATTTTgatgtaaattgtaaattagttAAGGTCCTATTATATCACTTACATTTCGTTTAACACAAGAATATTCGGGCATATTTTGTGCTATCATTTCTTCAGTAAGTTCCAAACCCATATATTCTCCTAATGAAGGATATAACATATTAGAAAGGGTATTGTGCGCAGGTGCAGATGGTTCTGTTTGTTCTTGCGATATAGGTAGAACATTGTGTTGTGACTCCATTTGTAGTTGAGCCTGCAAATATgacataaattaatatacatataatatataatatgtgaaATAATGGATAACTTtatagttaaaaatatatatagctaAAAGTTTGATCTTACCTTCATTATATGATCCACCTTCAAGTCTTCGAGAGTTGGATACAGAGACATTTTGTATAGATTTTGCTGGAAATacctatataaaatatgtttttaaggaacaatgttttttttaattgtgaaATGAGACAATAAACAaggatgtaaaattatttatcgcaaTTTAAAACAGTGACAGTATAAACAAAACAGAAATAGatgtatgaaatttaaaacataGTAAATATgcaataatgtatataatatcctAATTCAGACGACGATCATTCGCATACCGATGCGATGAATGTACTGGATATCTAAGACATCTTGCACAAATGTTTATACCTAGATACAAGTTTAAATACTACACCTCTAAAAAGATGATTGATAAAATACAATACTCCTATCACGATGCACAAAGCCTCTGGTCAACGTTTTACTActttatgtaaaaaatacgaaattacaCGTCTTAAACGTCATGAGAGGCACTTGAAGCATCATTGATAAGCCACAAGTGATGAACAAAACAGCTCTCCCAGTAGGATGTGTCAACGTCGATTCCGTTAGGGCAATTTATTGATTGGTTAACGCTGTTGTATATAACGTGCAATCGCAAGCTATTGGGTCGCCATTGCCTCTACGTTCCATCACATGTACAATCTCTATTTTAGTGACCAATGATCTTCCACATTCTCTTGTAATCGCGTCAAGG
Proteins encoded in this region:
- the LOC139991508 gene encoding syntenin-1; translated protein: MSLYPTLEDLKVDHIMKAQLQMESQHNVLPISQEQTEPSAPAHNTLSNMLYPSLGEYMGLELTEEMIAQNMPEYSCVKRNMMVRTPVTSGPLAGMVAPLSGQSLGLQRAQVTNGIRELILCKDKDGKIGMRVNNVDNGIFVCLVSQNSPAALAGLRFGDQILSINDVSVAGYTMKQVHKIFRNTSINGIKVTVRDRPFERTVTMHKDRIKYIGFQFKNGKIVSLIKDSSAAKNGLLTNHQILEVNGKNVIGLKDNEITEEIGKGGNIITLTIIPSYIFNHMIKRMNSSLLKTYMDHSMPDF